Proteins co-encoded in one Gossypium arboreum isolate Shixiya-1 chromosome 11, ASM2569848v2, whole genome shotgun sequence genomic window:
- the LOC128284084 gene encoding uncharacterized protein LOC128284084 isoform X3, with protein sequence MSSTEEGCGAVGAPGGAVSTDQTITKNTTTNNPQEMIIPMPGTELTLSNGELEYFRSLDEAFDSNQLDLKAKPLMRRVPSTLGRHEDFRKYFKPKVISIGPLHHADSTLHESKKLKCKLTRLFVENIGVDRGTLYNNIKTEIDGLKRCYDPKELDKYTNNNENLAWMFFVDGCTILQAVYMRYGNDDVDGQDYDRMSNELSIKNELLTFEYSDLFLLENQLPFRVLELLTSSNDDKKFMEATVRFTDNTVKKPESHQQDSSSKNGKKFMIAIKRFIDDTVITPADMKEPQSHQQDRRAFGSERREKRAKIGQIELFPGSTRLGHFHWPQAHVPAHVDSAPCFPDTRKNPIFRLFEHSKVNKYQLKVDLRGRSVKIEGITRRTPSESTQKRNSFKIEDLYLISFEVLLSFIMSCYYPNFEIFSLWIIN encoded by the exons ATGTCGTCCACGGAGGAAGGATGCGGCGCCGTCGGAGCTCCCGGCGGAGCAGTTTCCACTGATCAAACAATCACCAAAAACACCACCACCAACAATCCCCAAGAGATGATCATTCCAATGCCGGGTACGGAGCTCACTCTCAGCAATGGTGAATTAGAGTATTTCCGGTCATTAGACGAAGCTTTCGACAGCAACCAACTCGACCTCAAAGCCAAACCATTGATGCGAAGAGTCCCATCAACCCTTGGCCGTCACGAAGATTTCAGGAAGTATTTCAAGCCGAAAGTGATCTCAATCGGCCCACTCCACCACGCTGATAGCACACTCCATGAATCCAAGAAGCTCAAGTGCAAATTAACAAGACTTTTCGTCGAAAACATTGGCGTCGATAGGGGAACCTTGTACAACAACATTAAGACAGAGATCGATGGCTTGAAGAGATGCTATGATCCAAAGGAATTAGATAAGTATACCAACAATAACGAGAATCTGGCTTGGATGTTCTTCGTTGACGGCTGCACAATTTTACAAGCAGTTTATATGCGTTacggtaatgatgatgttgatggcCAAGATTATGATCGTATGTCGAACGAATTGTCTATTAAAAACGAATTGCTGACATTTGAGTACTCGGATCTGTTCTTGTTGGAAAACCAATTACCTTTTCGTGTTCTTGAATTGCTTACAAGCTCGAACGATGACAAAAAGTTCATGGAGGCAACCGTAAGGTTCACCGACAACACTGTTAAAAAGCCAGAATCACATCAGCAGGACag CTCAAGCAAAAATGGCAAAAAGTTCATGATAGCGATCAAAAGGTTCATCGACGACACTGTTATCACCCCAGCCGACATGAAAGAGCCACAATCACATCAGCAGGACAG gagagcatttggaaGCGAACGGAGagaaaaacgagccaaaatcgGACAAATAGAACTGTTTCCAGGATCCACACGGCTTGGGCATTTCCACTGgccacaagcccatgtgccagcccatgttgATAGCGCACCCTGCTTCCCAGATACGcggaaaaacccaatttttaggctttttgagcattctaaagtcaaTAAATATCAATTAAAAGTAGATTTAAGGGGACGCTCAGTGAAGATTGAAGGAATCACTCGAAGAACACCATCGGAATCAACTCAGAAGCGGaactccttcaagattgaagatctttatttaatttcctttgaagttttattgagtttcaTTATGTCTTGTTATTATCCTAACTTTGAGATATTTTCATTATGGATTATAAACTAA
- the LOC128284084 gene encoding UPF0481 protein At3g47200-like isoform X2 encodes MSSTEEGCGAVGAPGGAVSTDQTITKNTTTNNPQEMIIPMPGTELTLSNGELEYFRSLDEAFDSNQLDLKAKPLMRRVPSTLGRHEDFRKYFKPKVISIGPLHHADSTLHESKKLKCKLTRLFVENIGVDRGTLYNNIKTEIDGLKRCYDPKELDKYTNNNENLAWMFFVDGCTILQAVYMRYGNDDVDGQDYDRMSNELSIKNELLTFEYSDLFLLENQLPFRVLELLTSSNDDKKFMEATVRFTDNTVKKPESHQQDSSSKNGKKFMIAIKRFIDDTVITPADMKEPQSHQQDSEWWQQQKGERIHLLNLLRVRLLFEKEKKEKPWRHFRFCTRYFICTLNHSSQTRTKRHHSHTFCNVKELKKAGIWLKASKTSCLSDISFNHIFFVGKLRLPPITFDDSTMNLIAYEMCPDFYNDFTVTSYMDLLNSLIHEAEDVKELRGAGILYNRLGSDEEVVKVIKKMNTDVVRSQKTYSEVKQQIHNH; translated from the exons ATGTCGTCCACGGAGGAAGGATGCGGCGCCGTCGGAGCTCCCGGCGGAGCAGTTTCCACTGATCAAACAATCACCAAAAACACCACCACCAACAATCCCCAAGAGATGATCATTCCAATGCCGGGTACGGAGCTCACTCTCAGCAATGGTGAATTAGAGTATTTCCGGTCATTAGACGAAGCTTTCGACAGCAACCAACTCGACCTCAAAGCCAAACCATTGATGCGAAGAGTCCCATCAACCCTTGGCCGTCACGAAGATTTCAGGAAGTATTTCAAGCCGAAAGTGATCTCAATCGGCCCACTCCACCACGCTGATAGCACACTCCATGAATCCAAGAAGCTCAAGTGCAAATTAACAAGACTTTTCGTCGAAAACATTGGCGTCGATAGGGGAACCTTGTACAACAACATTAAGACAGAGATCGATGGCTTGAAGAGATGCTATGATCCAAAGGAATTAGATAAGTATACCAACAATAACGAGAATCTGGCTTGGATGTTCTTCGTTGACGGCTGCACAATTTTACAAGCAGTTTATATGCGTTacggtaatgatgatgttgatggcCAAGATTATGATCGTATGTCGAACGAATTGTCTATTAAAAACGAATTGCTGACATTTGAGTACTCGGATCTGTTCTTGTTGGAAAACCAATTACCTTTTCGTGTTCTTGAATTGCTTACAAGCTCGAACGATGACAAAAAGTTCATGGAGGCAACCGTAAGGTTCACCGACAACACTGTTAAAAAGCCAGAATCACATCAGCAGGACag CTCAAGCAAAAATGGCAAAAAGTTCATGATAGCGATCAAAAGGTTCATCGACGACACTGTTATCACCCCAGCCGACATGAAAGAGCCACAATCACATCAGCAGGACAG TGAATGGTGGCAGCAGCAAAAAGGAGAACGAATTCACCTATTGAATCTACTACGAGTAAGACTCCTtttcgaaaaagaaaaaaaagaaaaaccatgGCGGCATTTTAGGTTTTGCACTCGATATTTCATTTGCACGTTAAATCACAGCAGCCAAACAAGAACAAAACGGCACCATTCACACACCTTTTGTAACGTAAAAGAGCTTAAAAAGGCCGGGATATGGTTAAAAGCAAGCAAAACAAGTTGTTTATCTGACATCAGTTTCAACCATATCTTCTTCGTTGGCAAATTACGGTTACCGCCGATTACCTTCGATGATTCAACCATGAACTTAATAGCTTACGAAATGTGTCCGGATTTTTACAACGATTTCACCGTCACTTCATATATGGATTTGCTTAATTCATTGATCCATGAAGCCGAAGATGTCAAGGAACTGAGAGGCGCTGGCATACTATACAATAGATTGGGGAGTGATGAAGAAGTGGTTAAGGTTATCAAGAAGATGAACACTGATGTGGTTCGTAGTCAGAAGACTTACAGTGAGGTTAAACAGCAAATACATAATCATT ga
- the LOC128284084 gene encoding UPF0481 protein At3g47200-like isoform X1, with the protein MSSTEEGCGAVGAPGGAVSTDQTITKNTTTNNPQEMIIPMPGTELTLSNGELEYFRSLDEAFDSNQLDLKAKPLMRRVPSTLGRHEDFRKYFKPKVISIGPLHHADSTLHESKKLKCKLTRLFVENIGVDRGTLYNNIKTEIDGLKRCYDPKELDKYTNNNENLAWMFFVDGCTILQAVYMRYGNDDVDGQDYDRMSNELSIKNELLTFEYSDLFLLENQLPFRVLELLTSSNDDKKFMEATVRFTDNTVKKPESHQQDSSSKNGKKFMIAIKRFIDDTVITPADMKEPQSHQQDSEWWQQQKGERIHLLNLLRVRLLFEKEKKEKPWRHFRFCTRYFICTLNHSSQTRTKRHHSHTFCNVKELKKAGIWLKASKTSCLSDISFNHIFFVGKLRLPPITFDDSTMNLIAYEMCPDFYNDFTVTSYMDLLNSLIHEAEDVKELRGAGILYNRLGSDEEVVKVIKKMNTDVVRSQKTYSEVKQQIHNHCKNMWIQYPAQAYHTCFRTR; encoded by the exons ATGTCGTCCACGGAGGAAGGATGCGGCGCCGTCGGAGCTCCCGGCGGAGCAGTTTCCACTGATCAAACAATCACCAAAAACACCACCACCAACAATCCCCAAGAGATGATCATTCCAATGCCGGGTACGGAGCTCACTCTCAGCAATGGTGAATTAGAGTATTTCCGGTCATTAGACGAAGCTTTCGACAGCAACCAACTCGACCTCAAAGCCAAACCATTGATGCGAAGAGTCCCATCAACCCTTGGCCGTCACGAAGATTTCAGGAAGTATTTCAAGCCGAAAGTGATCTCAATCGGCCCACTCCACCACGCTGATAGCACACTCCATGAATCCAAGAAGCTCAAGTGCAAATTAACAAGACTTTTCGTCGAAAACATTGGCGTCGATAGGGGAACCTTGTACAACAACATTAAGACAGAGATCGATGGCTTGAAGAGATGCTATGATCCAAAGGAATTAGATAAGTATACCAACAATAACGAGAATCTGGCTTGGATGTTCTTCGTTGACGGCTGCACAATTTTACAAGCAGTTTATATGCGTTacggtaatgatgatgttgatggcCAAGATTATGATCGTATGTCGAACGAATTGTCTATTAAAAACGAATTGCTGACATTTGAGTACTCGGATCTGTTCTTGTTGGAAAACCAATTACCTTTTCGTGTTCTTGAATTGCTTACAAGCTCGAACGATGACAAAAAGTTCATGGAGGCAACCGTAAGGTTCACCGACAACACTGTTAAAAAGCCAGAATCACATCAGCAGGACag CTCAAGCAAAAATGGCAAAAAGTTCATGATAGCGATCAAAAGGTTCATCGACGACACTGTTATCACCCCAGCCGACATGAAAGAGCCACAATCACATCAGCAGGACAG TGAATGGTGGCAGCAGCAAAAAGGAGAACGAATTCACCTATTGAATCTACTACGAGTAAGACTCCTtttcgaaaaagaaaaaaaagaaaaaccatgGCGGCATTTTAGGTTTTGCACTCGATATTTCATTTGCACGTTAAATCACAGCAGCCAAACAAGAACAAAACGGCACCATTCACACACCTTTTGTAACGTAAAAGAGCTTAAAAAGGCCGGGATATGGTTAAAAGCAAGCAAAACAAGTTGTTTATCTGACATCAGTTTCAACCATATCTTCTTCGTTGGCAAATTACGGTTACCGCCGATTACCTTCGATGATTCAACCATGAACTTAATAGCTTACGAAATGTGTCCGGATTTTTACAACGATTTCACCGTCACTTCATATATGGATTTGCTTAATTCATTGATCCATGAAGCCGAAGATGTCAAGGAACTGAGAGGCGCTGGCATACTATACAATAGATTGGGGAGTGATGAAGAAGTGGTTAAGGTTATCAAGAAGATGAACACTGATGTGGTTCGTAGTCAGAAGACTTACAGTGAGGTTAAACAGCAAATACATAATCATTGTAAGAATATGTGGATTCAATATCCAGCTCAAGCTTATCATACTTGTTTTAGGACTCGTTAG